ATTACTCGACTTTGGAGCCACTTCCAACCAAGAACACGATGGCCGGGATGTATCCGATTCGAGGTGGGATCGTCTTTGATCCGAACAACGACTTTGGTTTCGGAAGCGGCCTCACCGCGGATCAATTTAAGACCAAGCTTCGGCAGAAGATTAACTCTATCAAAAATCCATAGCGAGGGTTCGAAATCATGTTTAGATATTTCTTCGCTTCGGCACTCGTTGTGCTTTCGCTGATGCCACTGAGCAGTCAGGCCCAGAAAAAGCTATCGGCGCTGAGTGTGGACTGTCCTCCTGGGAAGCAATACCCATTTGTGTATTGCCCTGGGGCAATAATCCGTTGCAGTGCTTGCCCTAAGGATGATGCGGAACCCGGGGAAAAAGTAAATGCTCCGGGTCTGCCGACGAGTGTATGCGTGGATGACCGTCGAACGACGAGTAGCAGTGTGGCGATGTATGTTATTAACAACGGTCCATGCGCTTCAAATAAGATAGCTAAAGTCTTTGATCCTGTATACATGAATGAGGATGCTCATAATGCTCTATCAAATTGGAGTGGTATATGTGATCCTGATCCTGCTTCTCCGTGTTGCTGGCATATTATACTAACCGATGACGCTTCGTTCATCCAAGCCGACGGTCGTACTCCAGGCGGAGACAATCCAACACCTGCCTATACTATCCACAATTATGATCACGATGATTGCATCCTGTCTTGCGATGCACAATACACGGTGCTGAACTTTTGCCAGGATTTTATGTCCCCGAGCGTGGTGTTTGATAACGATCCAAGCGGAGATCCATGTGATTTTTCGGTCATGACTACCTCTTTTTATAACCCTGAACTCGCCTCAAACATCATACATCCTCAGCCATCTGACGGCCAGGTTGGAAACTACTTCCTGAACGTAACGGACGTTCTCACCCATGAGTTGGGGCACTATCTTGGCTATCCAGACGAGAATCTTCTTACCAATAGCGGCCTACCTTGTGCTCCCTATACGGCAGCTGACGGTATAATGTACGGTATTAATAATTGGGATGACCTCAAAACTCCTTCGAGCGTTGGCCTTCCCACTGGTGACCCTGTTCGCTGCTGGTTCAAACTTCTCTATTGCAGTAGCTGCACACTTTCGGTGGCCTCAGGCCACTCTTCCCCCGATGGCTTGGGCATTATTGATCTGCAGCCGAATCCAACAACTGCGAGACTCACCCTGACGTACACTTTGTCTAAGTCCTCGGTCGTCGCCATTGCGGTTTATGATCTGCTGGGGAACCAAGTTGGTTCACAAATCATGTCTCGTGCGGCGGCGGGTCTAAATTCGGCGAGCATTGACATCGGAGGCTCGGTAGCCGAAGGAGTGTACTACCTGCGCTTGAGCTCTGACGTTTCTGTCACTTCGATGAAATTTGTAAAGGCTGCTAAGTAGGAATACGCTCGCAGGTCTCAGGGACGTGATGAAAATCTTTACATTCCCTAATAGTTGTAAGACTACCGTTCGTCCCCTTGCCGAACACAGTGCCCGACCCCTACGCGTTTGAATTACTGGGCTTTGAACCCCGGGTTCTCGATTAACCCGACCGCATTCCCGAACGGATCGAGGACACTGGCGACCTTGATGCCCTCGCCGACGTCCTGAATCGGCAGGTGCGGCCGCGCGCCGATGGCCAGAATGTTGGCATAAGCTTCCTCGATGTTCGCGACGCCCCAGTACGTCAGCGGACCTTCCATCGGGCCAGATGCTTGCTTCTTCGGGTTCGGATCCAGACCAAGTTCGTAGCCGCCCACATTGTAGCCGATGTAGAACGGTTGATCGAAGTATGGCTCCGCACCCGTGAGCGCGTTGTAAAATTTCTTCGCCTTTGCGGCGTCGGAGACGGGATAGATGACGGTTCTCAGTCCTTGAAGCACGATATTCAATAGTTGCTGACTTCTCTCAGAGGTTTAGAAAATCGTCCACCGCAATTGCGGCCTCCCGAAGAATTGCCCGGAGTGTGCCTTCGGCCATATCGCGTGCATGTCTTGGCACGGTTACTTTCCTGCCGGAGATTGAATGCCGCCATACTTCGTGGCTTCCCGCGCCATGACGATCGAAGGTAAAGCCCAGGAGCCGCAATCGGCGTACTACCTCACGATAGGAAAACCCGGCAAGGCGGCCCATCGCTATGGCAGCGAAACTGGAACGAGCAGATCCTGCTGGGAAAAAGCATTGGCCAAGCGTTCCAGCGCAGGCGGGAGCGGATCCCCATGCTCGACACAGGATTCCGCAATCTTTCGCGTCAGGTCTTGGGCGATCTCCATCGCTTCCTGGACTGTTCGTCCTTCTGCTACAAGGCCAGGGACGTCGCTACTCGTAGCAAGAAAGCCGCCTTCCTCCAACTGCTCGACATGCAAATGAATGAGAGAATCCATAATAGCAGACAACCGTGTGGCAAAAGGTCAGCGTTCCCTGCCTTGAATACAATGCGCCTAAGTACCTGATGAAATTCTCACCCCGCTCCCGGTGTTAGGCACGTTCCCATGCCAAACACCAAGCCAGACCCCTTCGCGATTGAGTTACCGGTGCTGGCCATTCCGGGTCAGGACAACTCCCAACGGGAAATCGACAAACCCGAGAGCAACTGCGGCGTTGTAGGCATATTCAATCATCCCGAGGCAAGTGTTACCGCCTACTACGCATTGCACGCGCTGCAACATCGCGGACAAGAAGCGGCTGGAATTCTCGCGGCGAATTGGGAAGAATCCACTAACCCTGCCTCTTCTAATGGGAAGAGGGTCAATCATCTGAAGAGGCGCTTCGCGATTCATAAAGATAACGGCCTTGTCCTTGATGTCTTTAAGGATGACAAGATTCTTTCGGAAGTCCTGGTCGGCGATGCAGCACTCGCGCATAATCGCTACTCGACAACCGGCGCAAGCGGTAAAGTCGAGAACATCCAGCCGTTTTACATGCATTATCGCATGGGCAATTTTGGCCTGGCGCATAACGGCAACCTGACGAACACCCGCTCGCTCCGCGAGCAGCTTGCTAATCAGGGGACGATCTTCCAGACTTCGACCGACAGCGAACTCATCCTGCATCTGGTCGCGCGCTCGCAGAAGGAGGACCAGATCGAACAAATCCGCGACGCGCTCACGCAAACGCGCGGCGCATTCTCGCTTGCCTTGCTGACCGACTCTGCACTTATCGCTGTGCGCGATCCGCATGGCATTCGTCCGCTTGCGATCGGGCGCCTGAAAAAACCCGACGGCGAGTACGCCTACATGGTCGCGAGCGAGACGTGCGCATTCGATATCGTTGGCTTCGAATATCTGCGCGATGTCCAGCCGAACGAGATCGTGATCATCGATGCGCACACAGTGGCAACGGGCGAGATTCGTTCGGTGCAACTCGCCGAGCATGCACCAAAGCCGACCTATTGCATTTTCGAGTATATTTATTTCGCGCGACCCGACTCGAAAATCTTCGAAGAGAATGTCGATCGCGTCCGCCGCAAATTGGGCAAGAGCCTGGCCGTGGAATCGCCCGTCAAGAATGGCGAAGGCAAAAAGGTGACGGTTATCAACGTGCCGGACTCCTCGAACACCGCGACGCTTGGCTATGCAAGCCAAAACCAGCAGCTCGGCAATCAGACGAAATATCAGATCGGCCTCATCCGCTCACACTATGTAGGCCGCACGTTCATCCAGCCGGGACAAGACCGCCGCGAGATGAAAGTCAAGGTCAAGTTCAACACCGTCAAGGGCGTGCTTAAGGATAAGCGCGTTGTCGTCGTCGATGATTCGATCGTTCGTGGGACCACATCAAAAGCACTTGTCAACTTGATCCGTGAAGCGGCTCCGAGCGAAGTCCATCTACGCATCACGGCTCCACCCATTACACATCCCTGCAAATATGGGATGGACTTCCCAAGCAAAGACGAGTTGATTGCGAATCATCATTCGGATCAGGATGCAATCGGCGAGTACCTTGGCGTTGATTCGTTACGGTATCTATCGGTCAAGAAATTACTTGAAAGCGTACCGCGAAAGAATAAGGCTGGACAAGACATCGGATACTGCACAGCTTGCTTTACCGGCAACTATCCGGTCCCCTTCGATGAAGAGGCTGCCGAAACCGACGACTGAGCCATAGCTTTCCAAGCGTGCAACTCATTTGGTGCTTTTCTTGCTACACCAGTAGTTGTGAACCGCAAACAAATCAAATTTCTTCCGATCGTACTGGCCACTTGCCTGGCGCTTCTGGCTTCCTGCAAATCGGAACCCGAAAAATGGGAGAAATCACCCGGTCTCGAAATAACAGTCTTTCGCGATTATGACGCCGGCAAACCCTATATCACGACGCTCTACGAGAATTTCGGCAAGGATACGATCGAAAAAATCCGCTACCAACTGATTCTCGAAACGAAGGGTCACTTCGATACGGTCATGAAGGAGATCGACCCGCCGAAGCTCCTGCACCCCAAGGACCGCCACAGCGTACCGCGCGCGATTGGTGAAGATACCCTCGCCGCCGATTACGTCCACGTTGGACAAGTATGGGCGGTGAAGAAGAAATAGATTGCGCCGTTAGCGAAAAAAGAGAAATCGGCAGACGTTGTCTCGTTCGAGTGGTTTCAGTTCTTTGTGATCGGACGTAACGAAGACACTTCGAGTGGATATTGCGAGATACTTGGATCAAGCTCGTCATGCATCTCGATTCCCAGTGCCACCATGTCCCGTAGCACCCGATTTGCCGTCAGGTGGTCGGCCATCCGCCAGAAATGATAAAACACTTCGCAGGCATTGAGGGAATGAATGGTAACCAGCTCACGGGATGACAATAAGATATCTTGGATAACGAGATGACCCCGCTCGGAGTCGAAGAATGCTATCAGTGCGTTTGCATCCAGGACGTA
The window above is part of the Bacteroidota bacterium genome. Proteins encoded here:
- the purF gene encoding amidophosphoribosyltransferase gives rise to the protein MPNTKPDPFAIELPVLAIPGQDNSQREIDKPESNCGVVGIFNHPEASVTAYYALHALQHRGQEAAGILAANWEESTNPASSNGKRVNHLKRRFAIHKDNGLVLDVFKDDKILSEVLVGDAALAHNRYSTTGASGKVENIQPFYMHYRMGNFGLAHNGNLTNTRSLREQLANQGTIFQTSTDSELILHLVARSQKEDQIEQIRDALTQTRGAFSLALLTDSALIAVRDPHGIRPLAIGRLKKPDGEYAYMVASETCAFDIVGFEYLRDVQPNEIVIIDAHTVATGEIRSVQLAEHAPKPTYCIFEYIYFARPDSKIFEENVDRVRRKLGKSLAVESPVKNGEGKKVTVINVPDSSNTATLGYASQNQQLGNQTKYQIGLIRSHYVGRTFIQPGQDRREMKVKVKFNTVKGVLKDKRVVVVDDSIVRGTTSKALVNLIREAAPSEVHLRITAPPITHPCKYGMDFPSKDELIANHHSDQDAIGEYLGVDSLRYLSVKKLLESVPRKNKAGQDIGYCTACFTGNYPVPFDEEAAETDD
- a CDS encoding T9SS type A sorting domain-containing protein, which encodes MFRYFFASALVVLSLMPLSSQAQKKLSALSVDCPPGKQYPFVYCPGAIIRCSACPKDDAEPGEKVNAPGLPTSVCVDDRRTTSSSVAMYVINNGPCASNKIAKVFDPVYMNEDAHNALSNWSGICDPDPASPCCWHIILTDDASFIQADGRTPGGDNPTPAYTIHNYDHDDCILSCDAQYTVLNFCQDFMSPSVVFDNDPSGDPCDFSVMTTSFYNPELASNIIHPQPSDGQVGNYFLNVTDVLTHELGHYLGYPDENLLTNSGLPCAPYTAADGIMYGINNWDDLKTPSSVGLPTGDPVRCWFKLLYCSSCTLSVASGHSSPDGLGIIDLQPNPTTARLTLTYTLSKSSVVAIAVYDLLGNQVGSQIMSRAAAGLNSASIDIGGSVAEGVYYLRLSSDVSVTSMKFVKAAK
- a CDS encoding type II toxin-antitoxin system HicB family antitoxin, with amino-acid sequence MDSLIHLHVEQLEEGGFLATSSDVPGLVAEGRTVQEAMEIAQDLTRKIAESCVEHGDPLPPALERLANAFSQQDLLVPVSLP
- a CDS encoding VOC family protein, with amino-acid sequence MLQGLRTVIYPVSDAAKAKKFYNALTGAEPYFDQPFYIGYNVGGYELGLDPNPKKQASGPMEGPLTYWGVANIEEAYANILAIGARPHLPIQDVGEGIKVASVLDPFGNAVGLIENPGFKAQ
- a CDS encoding type II toxin-antitoxin system HicA family toxin → MGRLAGFSYREVVRRLRLLGFTFDRHGAGSHEVWRHSISGRKVTVPRHARDMAEGTLRAILREAAIAVDDFLNL